A single window of Trachemys scripta elegans isolate TJP31775 chromosome 18, CAS_Tse_1.0, whole genome shotgun sequence DNA harbors:
- the LOC117867620 gene encoding fibrinogen-like protein 1-like protein isoform X1, whose product MAARCPRLLLLAGLLALSAPVLTLEIHNLNILKGPTHAIRNIHPKHLKADQGKGSLRHSRASDPQLPEAHVWPKDCSEITWNRVSGVFVIQPTGFHQIVVYCNLNSTSEGWTVLQRNRRDTQITWAESWSTYKYGFGNVHGDYWLGTEYIYRIAKQKVYQVRFVIHDSSGTMKYADYNLFGLEDESKGYRLRLGSYTGTAGDAMAPNNPTTVHDNMKFSAKDLDQDTSSGNCASSSGGGWWYSACYSVRLNVKGSITWGSFCSGNCQASAILIKPASYC is encoded by the exons ATGG CTGCCCGGTGCCCTCGTCTCCTGCTCCTCGCCGGCCTGCTGGCCCTGTCAGCCCCAGTTCTCACCCTGGAAATACACAACCTGAACATCTTAAAGGGACCCACCCATGCAATCCGGAACATCCACCCAAAGCACCTGAAGGCAG ATCAGGGGAAAGGGAGCCTGCGGCACAGCCGAGCCAGTGACCCACAGTTACCAGAGGCCCACG TCTGGCCCAAGGACTGCAGCGAGATAACCTGGAACAGGGTCAGTGGCGTCTTCGTCATCCAGCCCACAGGATTCCACCAGATTGTCGTTTACTGTAACTTGAACAGCACCAGCGAGGGCTGGACGGTCCTCCAGCGGAACCGGCGCGACACACAGATCACCTGGGCTGAGTCCTGGAGCACCTACAAGTACGGCTTTGGCAATGTGCACGGTGACTACTGGCTGGGGACGGAGTACATCTATCGGATCGCCAAGCAGAAGGTCTACCAGGTCAGGTTTGTCATCCACGATTCATCCGGCACCATGAAATACGCAGACTACAACCTCTTCGGTCTGGAAGACGAGTCCAAAGGCTACAGGCTGAGGCTGGGCTCTTACACTGGGACTGCAGGGGACGCCATGGCCCCAAACAATCCTACCACCGTGCATGACAACATGAAGTTCTCTGCTAAAGATCTGGATCAGGACACTTCCAGTGGGAACTGTGCGTCTAGCTCTGGTGGGGGCTGGTGGTACTCGGCTTGTTATTCTGTTCGACTGAACGTCAAAGGGAGCATCACTTGGGGTAGTTTCTGTAGTGGAAACTGCCAAGCCTCCGCCATCCTCATCAAACCAGCGTCCTACTGTtag
- the LOC117867620 gene encoding fibrinogen-like protein 1-like protein isoform X2 — translation MAARCPRLLLLAGLLALSAPVLTLEIHNLNILKGPTHAIRNIHPKHLKAVWPKDCSEITWNRVSGVFVIQPTGFHQIVVYCNLNSTSEGWTVLQRNRRDTQITWAESWSTYKYGFGNVHGDYWLGTEYIYRIAKQKVYQVRFVIHDSSGTMKYADYNLFGLEDESKGYRLRLGSYTGTAGDAMAPNNPTTVHDNMKFSAKDLDQDTSSGNCASSSGGGWWYSACYSVRLNVKGSITWGSFCSGNCQASAILIKPASYC, via the exons ATGG CTGCCCGGTGCCCTCGTCTCCTGCTCCTCGCCGGCCTGCTGGCCCTGTCAGCCCCAGTTCTCACCCTGGAAATACACAACCTGAACATCTTAAAGGGACCCACCCATGCAATCCGGAACATCCACCCAAAGCACCTGAAGGCAG TCTGGCCCAAGGACTGCAGCGAGATAACCTGGAACAGGGTCAGTGGCGTCTTCGTCATCCAGCCCACAGGATTCCACCAGATTGTCGTTTACTGTAACTTGAACAGCACCAGCGAGGGCTGGACGGTCCTCCAGCGGAACCGGCGCGACACACAGATCACCTGGGCTGAGTCCTGGAGCACCTACAAGTACGGCTTTGGCAATGTGCACGGTGACTACTGGCTGGGGACGGAGTACATCTATCGGATCGCCAAGCAGAAGGTCTACCAGGTCAGGTTTGTCATCCACGATTCATCCGGCACCATGAAATACGCAGACTACAACCTCTTCGGTCTGGAAGACGAGTCCAAAGGCTACAGGCTGAGGCTGGGCTCTTACACTGGGACTGCAGGGGACGCCATGGCCCCAAACAATCCTACCACCGTGCATGACAACATGAAGTTCTCTGCTAAAGATCTGGATCAGGACACTTCCAGTGGGAACTGTGCGTCTAGCTCTGGTGGGGGCTGGTGGTACTCGGCTTGTTATTCTGTTCGACTGAACGTCAAAGGGAGCATCACTTGGGGTAGTTTCTGTAGTGGAAACTGCCAAGCCTCCGCCATCCTCATCAAACCAGCGTCCTACTGTtag